One Aphidius gifuensis isolate YNYX2018 linkage group LG5, ASM1490517v1, whole genome shotgun sequence genomic region harbors:
- the LOC122857182 gene encoding diacylglycerol lipase-beta-like isoform X1, whose product MRIQIAIHLKIKMPALTIFGRKWLAATDDLVYPGLFELFIRSVWFVLLGIACLRYYDETWKCKIGGGIVRVFFIGELIIILIVIVLSFIMVNQSSRGSITDTYARRFVPPLLTFKILLLLPEIGWNILGTLWVFGDYVKCTEEHYTITVIKSLVLFDWIMTGIALLGLALIFDPLGSLKNPDKILEDSVEHGKVSRIWMRRFKFLWWMRRDENADETFQHISGLLSSLFRGTDLVPSDVVAGCVLLRVRQKRETLELRRLNILDSPQYTVDENEIFTSDIPNWMTLEWAHHYIKLSIASYGWLFVLYQNTCTGCCKLFKRMTCCSCFRNNEQIVLDDNCCLCSLAGVKYLSNLSEDDILLASFRNHLCEIPFCVIADHKASSIVIVIRGSLSLRDLITDIAAASDTFEVNGLPKNSQAHRGMIIGAKVILKQLEQYNILKKAFKKYPNYNLTLTGHSLGAGLAVLLGIMLRPKYPLLRVYAFSTPAGLLSRDAARITESFVFTIGLGDDLVMRLSVDSTENFRTSLLITLQACKLPKYRVVLNGFGYALFGVPDRDLERTWRNNNIINSIPGQLPLLSITNDDNTINHNNHYNNDETIIFQKDLTRRRYSKVRLYNAGRILHIRRLKNYHNNDSIKKNNNDKLYHMRWAQPEDFMELTVMPRMLLDHLPENLESALDTLIKQQDDLPVHLDVV is encoded by the exons atgagAATTCAGATTGCCATTCACTTGAAg atcaaGATGCCGGCATTGACAATATTTGGACGGAAGTGGCTTGCAGCAACTGATGATCTTGTTTACCCTGGCCTTTTTGAACTATTTATTCGTTCCGTCTG gtTTGTTCTACTTGGAATTGCTTGTTTACGATACTACGATGAAACATGGAAATGTAAAATAGGTGGTGGTATTGttcgtgttttttttattggtgaattaataattatattaattgttattgtattatcatttataatggTCAATCAAAGTTCAAGAGGTTCAATAACAGACACATATGCTAGAAGATTTGTTCCACCATTATTAACATTCAA aatattattattattacctgaAATTGGATGGAATATATTAGGCACACTTTGGGTATTTGGTGATTATGTTAAATGTACTGAAGAACATTATACAATAACAGTTATAAAATCACTAGTATTATTTGATTGGATTATGACTGGAATAGCATTGCTGGGTCTTGCATTAATATTTGATCCACTTGGTTCATTAAAAAATCctgataaaatacttgaagatTCAGTTGAACATGGAAAAGTATCACGTATATGGATGagaagatttaaatttttatggtgGATGAGACGTGATGAAAATGCTGATGAAACATTTCAACACATAAGCG GTTTACTTAGTTCATTATTCAGAGGAACTGATTTAGTACCATCAGATGTTGTTGCTGGATGTGTACTATTAAGAGTACGACAAAAACGTGAGACACTTGAATTACGAAGATTAAATATTCTTGATTCACCACAGTACACTGTAg atgaaaatgaaatatttacatCAGATATACCAAATTGGATGACACTTGAATGGGCAcatcattatataaaattatcaatagcATCATATGGTTGGTTATTTGtattatatcaaaatacatgtactggttgttgtaaattatttaaacgtaTGACATGTTGTTCATGTTTTCGTAATAATGAACAAATTGTACTTGATGATAATTGTTGTTTATGTAGTCTTGCtggtgttaaatatttatcaaatttatctgAAGATGATATATTACTTGCATCATTTAGAAATCATTTATGTGAG ATACCATTTTGTGTTATTGCTGATCATAAAGCATCAAGTATTGTTATTGTAATACGTGGTTCATTATCATTACGTGATTTAATAACAGATATTGCTGCAGCATCAGATACATTTGAAGTTAATGGTTTACCTAAAAATAGTCAAGCACATCGTGGTATGATTATTGGTGCAaaagtaatattaaaacaacttgaacaatataatatattaaaaaaagcatttaaaaaatatccaaattataatttaacattaactGGTCATAGTCTTGGTGCTGGTTTAGCAGTATTACTTGGTATAATGTTACGTCCAAAATATCCATTATTACGTGTTTATGCATTTTCAACACCAGCTGGTTTACTTAGTCGTGATGCAGCACGTATTACTGAAAGTTTTGTATTTACAATTGGTCTTGGTGATGATCTTGTTATGCGTCTTAGTGTTGATAGTACTGAAAATTTTCGtacatcattattaataacattacAAGCATGTAAATTACCAAAATATAGAGTTGTATTAAATGGTTTTGGTTATGCATTATTTGGTGTACCAGATCGTGATCTTGAACGTACAtggagaaataataatattattaattcaataccTGGACaattaccattattatcaataacaaatgatgataatacaattaatcataataatcattataataatgatgaaacaattatatttcaaaaagatTTAACAAGAAGAAGATATTCAAAAGTACGTCTTTATAATGCTGGAAGAATATTACATATtagaagattaaaaaattatcataataatgatagtattaaaaaaaataataatgataaattatatcataTGAGATGGGCACAACCAGAAGATTTTATGGAACTTACTGTTATGCCAAGAATGTTACTTGATCATTTACCTGAAAATCTTGAATCAGCACTTGATACACTTATCAAACAACAAGATGATTTACCAGTTCATCTTGatgttgtataa
- the LOC122857182 gene encoding diacylglycerol lipase-beta-like isoform X2 → MPALTIFGRKWLAATDDLVYPGLFELFIRSVWFVLLGIACLRYYDETWKCKIGGGIVRVFFIGELIIILIVIVLSFIMVNQSSRGSITDTYARRFVPPLLTFKILLLLPEIGWNILGTLWVFGDYVKCTEEHYTITVIKSLVLFDWIMTGIALLGLALIFDPLGSLKNPDKILEDSVEHGKVSRIWMRRFKFLWWMRRDENADETFQHISGLLSSLFRGTDLVPSDVVAGCVLLRVRQKRETLELRRLNILDSPQYTVDENEIFTSDIPNWMTLEWAHHYIKLSIASYGWLFVLYQNTCTGCCKLFKRMTCCSCFRNNEQIVLDDNCCLCSLAGVKYLSNLSEDDILLASFRNHLCEIPFCVIADHKASSIVIVIRGSLSLRDLITDIAAASDTFEVNGLPKNSQAHRGMIIGAKVILKQLEQYNILKKAFKKYPNYNLTLTGHSLGAGLAVLLGIMLRPKYPLLRVYAFSTPAGLLSRDAARITESFVFTIGLGDDLVMRLSVDSTENFRTSLLITLQACKLPKYRVVLNGFGYALFGVPDRDLERTWRNNNIINSIPGQLPLLSITNDDNTINHNNHYNNDETIIFQKDLTRRRYSKVRLYNAGRILHIRRLKNYHNNDSIKKNNNDKLYHMRWAQPEDFMELTVMPRMLLDHLPENLESALDTLIKQQDDLPVHLDVV, encoded by the exons ATGCCGGCATTGACAATATTTGGACGGAAGTGGCTTGCAGCAACTGATGATCTTGTTTACCCTGGCCTTTTTGAACTATTTATTCGTTCCGTCTG gtTTGTTCTACTTGGAATTGCTTGTTTACGATACTACGATGAAACATGGAAATGTAAAATAGGTGGTGGTATTGttcgtgttttttttattggtgaattaataattatattaattgttattgtattatcatttataatggTCAATCAAAGTTCAAGAGGTTCAATAACAGACACATATGCTAGAAGATTTGTTCCACCATTATTAACATTCAA aatattattattattacctgaAATTGGATGGAATATATTAGGCACACTTTGGGTATTTGGTGATTATGTTAAATGTACTGAAGAACATTATACAATAACAGTTATAAAATCACTAGTATTATTTGATTGGATTATGACTGGAATAGCATTGCTGGGTCTTGCATTAATATTTGATCCACTTGGTTCATTAAAAAATCctgataaaatacttgaagatTCAGTTGAACATGGAAAAGTATCACGTATATGGATGagaagatttaaatttttatggtgGATGAGACGTGATGAAAATGCTGATGAAACATTTCAACACATAAGCG GTTTACTTAGTTCATTATTCAGAGGAACTGATTTAGTACCATCAGATGTTGTTGCTGGATGTGTACTATTAAGAGTACGACAAAAACGTGAGACACTTGAATTACGAAGATTAAATATTCTTGATTCACCACAGTACACTGTAg atgaaaatgaaatatttacatCAGATATACCAAATTGGATGACACTTGAATGGGCAcatcattatataaaattatcaatagcATCATATGGTTGGTTATTTGtattatatcaaaatacatgtactggttgttgtaaattatttaaacgtaTGACATGTTGTTCATGTTTTCGTAATAATGAACAAATTGTACTTGATGATAATTGTTGTTTATGTAGTCTTGCtggtgttaaatatttatcaaatttatctgAAGATGATATATTACTTGCATCATTTAGAAATCATTTATGTGAG ATACCATTTTGTGTTATTGCTGATCATAAAGCATCAAGTATTGTTATTGTAATACGTGGTTCATTATCATTACGTGATTTAATAACAGATATTGCTGCAGCATCAGATACATTTGAAGTTAATGGTTTACCTAAAAATAGTCAAGCACATCGTGGTATGATTATTGGTGCAaaagtaatattaaaacaacttgaacaatataatatattaaaaaaagcatttaaaaaatatccaaattataatttaacattaactGGTCATAGTCTTGGTGCTGGTTTAGCAGTATTACTTGGTATAATGTTACGTCCAAAATATCCATTATTACGTGTTTATGCATTTTCAACACCAGCTGGTTTACTTAGTCGTGATGCAGCACGTATTACTGAAAGTTTTGTATTTACAATTGGTCTTGGTGATGATCTTGTTATGCGTCTTAGTGTTGATAGTACTGAAAATTTTCGtacatcattattaataacattacAAGCATGTAAATTACCAAAATATAGAGTTGTATTAAATGGTTTTGGTTATGCATTATTTGGTGTACCAGATCGTGATCTTGAACGTACAtggagaaataataatattattaattcaataccTGGACaattaccattattatcaataacaaatgatgataatacaattaatcataataatcattataataatgatgaaacaattatatttcaaaaagatTTAACAAGAAGAAGATATTCAAAAGTACGTCTTTATAATGCTGGAAGAATATTACATATtagaagattaaaaaattatcataataatgatagtattaaaaaaaataataatgataaattatatcataTGAGATGGGCACAACCAGAAGATTTTATGGAACTTACTGTTATGCCAAGAATGTTACTTGATCATTTACCTGAAAATCTTGAATCAGCACTTGATACACTTATCAAACAACAAGATGATTTACCAGTTCATCTTGatgttgtataa
- the LOC122857184 gene encoding probable basic-leucine zipper transcription factor S — MRKLINSYLILFLIILSSIKKINANDEVNIENLLNTISLINNNMTIKINQLENEWPSKINNTINEIKSIMINTIDNLNDEIKNEKKKDHCFIDKNHKPSIHILGIGLNRRRGMFIQDLSLNEKMNNINLKINDCFTNELTKIKDAKKSLEDIKILLENHNKYNNNYKKFDLYEKFIKYINNTAFKSKELLLKCIKDEFVNFWAIINNVKDKFESCVSSAVGLSK, encoded by the exons ATGAGAAAGCTAATTAactcttatttaatattatttttaataatattaagctCAATAAag aaaataaatgcaaatgaTGAggtaaatattgaaaatttattaaacaccATAagcttgataaataataatatgacaataaaaattaatcagctTGAAAATGAATGGCcaagtaaaataaacaatacaataaatgaaattaaaagtattatgataaatacaattgataatttaaatgatgaaataaaaaacgaaaagaaaaaagatcattgttttatagataaaaatcataaaccaTCTATTCATATTCTTGGTATTGGATTAAATCGTAGAAGAGGAATGTTTATACAAGATTTatcattgaatgaaaaaatgaataatattaatctcaaaataaatgattgttttacaaatgaattaactaaaattaaaGATGCCAAAAAATCACTTGAg gatataaaaatactattggaaaatcataataaatataataataattataaaaaatttgatttatatgaaaaatttataaaatacataaataatacagcatttaaatcaaaagaattattattaaaatgtattaaagatgaatttgttaatttttgggcaattatcaataatgttaaagataaatttgaaTCATGTGTATCATCAGCAGTTGGActctcaaaataa
- the LOC122857183 gene encoding eukaryotic translation initiation factor 3 subunit D-like: protein MGLKTDEEHVPFKGLEVQTNVTGWGPTETLSDQFKGTPYQPFSKNDRLGKISDWTAAASQDRKSNNKYTSQFGSAGQYSYYHDEDESTFHLVDTTRVQKPPYQRGRFGRNQRGRGGFNQSQQFDKTKQRDRKGQIKRRQQGMRNHRNQSMKSRDASVAVKPDWTTIEEMDFSRLSKLSLPSIKNGEDVLCAGSLEYYDKLYDRVNVKNEKSLQSIDRIFHTVTTTDDPIIRKLSKTVGTVYATDSILATIMCCTRSNYSWDIVIEKIGNKLFFDKRDNTEFDLLTVNETSLEPPQEDGGGSINSPRNLGLEATFVNHNFSQQVLKSTEPRHKFDEVNPFITEDENTDVASVGYRYKKWDLGNDVVLVCRCEHDAVMQGPNGEIQYLTIKALNEWDSKIANGVEWRQKLDTQRGAVLANELRNNSCKLAKWTVQALLVGSDQIKFGYVSRASVRDSNKHVILGTQQYKPNEFATQINLNMDNAWGIVRCIVDICMKQKDGKYLIMKDPNKPMIRLYDIPDDTFDSEDGEDEDDEEEPVNDVFQK, encoded by the exons ATGGGACTTAAAACTGATGAAGAACATGTACCATTCAAAGGTCTTGAGGTACAAACAAATGTCACTGGTTGGGGACCAACTGAAACATTGAGTGATCAATTCAAAGGAACACCATATCAGCCATTTTCTAAAAACGATAGACTTGGcaag atttcTGATTGGACTGCTGCTGCATCCCAGGATAGAAAATCCAACA ataAATACACATCTCAATTTGGATCAGCTGGTCAATATTCTTACTATCATGATGAAGATGAATCAACATTTCATCTTGTTGATACAACAAGAGTACAAAAACCACCATATCAACGTGGTCGTTTTGGACGTAATCAACGTGGTCGTGGTGGTTTTAATCAATCacaacaatttgataaaacaaaacaacgtGATCGTAAAGGACAAATAAAACGTCGTCAACAAGGTATGAGAAATCATCGTAATCAATCAATGAAATCACGTGATGCATCAGTTGCTGTTAAGCCTGATTGGACAACAATTGAAGAAATGGATTTTTCacgtttatcaaaattatcattaccatcaattaaaaatggtGAAGATGTATTATGTGCTGGTTCATTagaatattatgataaattatatgatcgtgttaatgttaaaaatgaaaaatcattacaaAGTATTGATCGTATATTTCATACAGTAACAACAACTGATGATCCAATAATACGTAAATTATCTAAAACAGTTGGTACAGTATATGCAACTGATTCAATATTAGCAACAATAATGTGTTGTACACGTAGTAATTATTCATGGGatattgttattgaaaaaattggtaacaaattattttttgataaacgtGATAATActgaatttgatttattaactgTTAATGAAACAAGTTTAGAACCACCACAAGAAGATGGTGGTGGTTCAATTAATTCACCACGTAATCTTGGTCTTGAAGCAACATttgttaatcataatttttcacAACAAGTATTAAAATCAACTGAACCAAGACATAAATTTGATGAAGTTAATCCATTTATAACTGAAGATGAAAATACTGATGTTGCAAGTGTTGGTTATCGTTATAAAAAATGGGATTTAGGTAATGATGTTGTACTTGTATGTCGTTGTGAACATGATGCTGTTATGCAAGGACCAAATGGtgaaatacaatatttaacaataaaagcaTTAAATGAATGGGATTCTAAAATTGCAAATGGTGTTGAATGGAGACAAAAATTAGATACTCAACGTGGTGCTGTACTTGCTAATGAATTACGTAATAATTCATGTAAACTTGCTAAATGGACTGTACAAGCATTACTTGTTGGTTCtgatcaaattaaatttggtTATGTATCACGTGCAAGTGTACGTGATTCAAATAAACACGTTATACTTGGTACACAACAATATAAACCAAATGAATTTGCAacacaaattaatttgaatatggATAATGCATGGGGTATTGTTAGATGTATTGTTGATATTTGTATGAAACAAAAAGATGGCAAATATCTTATTATGAAAGATCCAAATAAGCCAATGATTAGGCTTTATGATATTCCTGATGATACATTTGACAGTGAAGATGgagaagatgaagatgacgaAGAAGAGCCAGTTAATgatgtttttcaaaaataa
- the LOC122857185 gene encoding uncharacterized protein LOC122857185, whose translation MVVTGVRFIKQHKILYTQIQQGQLMTGGWINQSTVHWRPVDIDKTKQNNLTNTNDDDDDLIVINQDDLMINLNDVYCPQEDYAVTGVGLGISKIYKNENRIVLFIKCHKIIFQTGKLFENSTGIIEDNIKHEKNIQIGHLHPDVVQKNHHQNFINDGYVKINVARNQLVPFFDNSNVTSSTSIPISGVGLYHNGTDFSGGLLFFQLYSLDYSLVMNFYFTN comes from the exons at GGTTGTTACTGGTGTTAGATTTATCAAGCAACATAAAATACTTTATACTCAAATTCAACAGGGACAGTTGATGACTGGAGGTTGGATAAATCAGTCAACTGTCCACTGGAGACCAGTTGATATTGACAAAACTAAAcagaataatttaacaaatacaaatgatgatgatgatgatttaattgtaattaatcaAGATGATTTAATGATCAATTTAAATGATGTTTATTGTCCTCAAGAAGACTACGCTGTAACAGGTGTTGGATTGGGaataagtaaaatttataaaaatgaaaatcgaattgttctttttataaaatgccataaaataatttttcaaactggtaaactttttgaaaatagTACTGGAATTATCGAGGATAATATAAAACatga gaaaaatatacaaattggtCATTTACATCCAGATGTTGtccaaaaaaatcatcatcaaaattttataaacgatggatatgtaaaaattaatgtagccCGAAATCAACTGGTACCTTTTTTCGATAACAGTAATGTTACAAGTTCAACAAGTATTCCAATATCTGGTGTTGGTCTTTATCATAATGGTACTGATTTTTCTGGTGgcctattattttttcaattatactCTTTGGATTATTCACttgtaatgaatttttattttacaaattaa